A section of the Streptomyces sp. V3I8 genome encodes:
- the dnaE gene encoding DNA polymerase III subunit alpha, which translates to MSKPPFTHLHVHTQYSLLDGAARLKDMFDACNEMGMSHIAMSDHGNLHGAYDFFHTAKKAGVTPIIGIEAYVAPESRRNKRKVKWGQPHQKRDDVSGSGGYTHKTIWAANRTGLHNLFKLSSDAYAEGWLQKWPRMDKETISQWSEGLIASTGCPSGELQTRLRLGQFDEAVKAASEYQDIFGKDRYFLELMDHGIEIESRVREDLLRVGKKLGIPPLVTNDSHYTYAHEATAHDALLCIQTGKNLSDPDRFRFDGTGYYLKSTDEMYAVDSSDAWQEGCANTLLVAEQIDTTGMFEAKNLMPKFDIPDGFTEVTWFQEEVRRGMERRFPAGVPDDRQKQAEYEMDVIIQMGFPGYFLVVADFIMWAKKQGIAVGPGRGSAAGSIVAYAMGITDLDPIPHGLIFERFLNPERVSMPDVDIDFDERRRVEVIRYVTEKYGADKVAMIGTYGKIKAKNAIKDSARVLGYPYAMGDRLTKAMPADVLGKGIDLNGITDPKHPRYGEAGEIRGMYENEPDVKKVIDTAKGVEGLVRQMGVHAAGVIMSSEPIVDHAPVWVRHTDGVTITQWDYPQCESLGLLKMDFLGLRNLTIMDDAIKMVKANKGIDLEMLALPLDDPKTFELLCRGDTLGVFQFDGGPMRSLLRQMQPDNFEDISAVSALYRPGPMGMNSHINYAERKNKRQEITPIHPELEEPLEEVLAVTYGLIVYQEQVQKAAQIIAGYSLGEADILRRVMGKKKPDELAKNFTIFQAGAQKNGYSPEAIKALWDVLVPFAGYAFNKAHSAAYGLVSYWTAYLKANYPAEYMAALLTSVKDDKDKSAIYLNECRRMKIKVLPPNVNESEQNFAAQGDDVILFGLSAVRNVGTNVVESIIRSRKAKGKYASFPDYLDKVEAVACNKRTTESLIKAGAFDTMGHTRKGLTAHFEPMIDNVVAVKRKEAEGQFDLFGGMGEADNTEPGFGLDVEFTTDEWDKAYLLAQEREMLGLYVSDHPLFGLEHVLSDKADAGIAQLTGGEHGDGAVVTIGGIISGLQRKMTKQGNAWAIATVEDLAGSIECMFFPATYQLVSTQLVEDAVVFVKGRLDKREDVPRLVAMELQVPDLSNAGTNAPVILTIPALKITPPMVSRLGEILSHHRGESEVRIRLQGPSKTTVLRLDRHRVKPDPALFGDLKVLLGPACLATG; encoded by the coding sequence GTGTCAAAGCCGCCGTTCACGCACCTGCACGTCCACACCCAGTACTCGCTGCTGGACGGTGCCGCGCGGCTCAAGGACATGTTCGACGCGTGCAACGAGATGGGCATGTCGCACATCGCGATGTCGGACCACGGCAACCTCCACGGGGCCTACGACTTCTTCCACACGGCCAAGAAGGCCGGCGTCACGCCGATCATCGGCATCGAGGCGTACGTCGCCCCCGAGTCGCGGCGCAACAAGCGCAAGGTCAAATGGGGCCAGCCGCACCAGAAGCGGGACGACGTCTCCGGCTCCGGCGGTTACACCCACAAGACGATCTGGGCGGCGAACCGGACGGGCCTGCACAATCTGTTCAAGCTCTCCTCGGACGCGTACGCGGAGGGCTGGCTGCAGAAGTGGCCCCGGATGGACAAGGAGACCATCTCCCAGTGGTCCGAGGGCCTGATCGCCTCCACGGGCTGCCCCTCCGGCGAACTGCAGACCCGGCTGCGCCTGGGCCAGTTCGACGAGGCGGTGAAGGCGGCCTCCGAGTACCAGGACATCTTCGGCAAGGACCGGTACTTCCTGGAGCTGATGGACCACGGCATCGAGATCGAGAGCAGGGTCCGCGAGGACCTGCTGCGGGTCGGCAAGAAGCTGGGCATCCCGCCGCTGGTGACGAACGACTCGCACTACACGTACGCGCACGAGGCGACCGCGCACGACGCGCTGCTGTGCATCCAGACCGGCAAGAACCTCTCCGACCCGGACCGCTTCCGCTTCGACGGCACCGGTTACTACCTGAAGTCGACGGACGAGATGTACGCCGTCGACTCCTCGGACGCCTGGCAGGAAGGGTGCGCGAACACGCTCCTGGTGGCCGAGCAGATCGACACGACGGGCATGTTCGAGGCCAAGAACCTCATGCCGAAGTTCGACATCCCCGACGGCTTCACCGAGGTCACCTGGTTCCAGGAGGAGGTGCGCCGCGGCATGGAGCGCCGCTTCCCCGCCGGCGTCCCCGACGACCGCCAGAAGCAGGCGGAGTACGAGATGGACGTCATCATCCAGATGGGGTTCCCGGGGTACTTCCTCGTCGTCGCCGACTTCATCATGTGGGCCAAGAAGCAGGGCATCGCGGTCGGCCCCGGCCGTGGCTCCGCGGCCGGCTCGATCGTCGCGTACGCCATGGGCATCACCGACCTCGATCCCATCCCGCACGGTCTGATCTTCGAGCGGTTCCTCAACCCCGAGCGCGTCTCCATGCCCGACGTCGACATCGACTTCGACGAGCGCAGGCGCGTCGAGGTGATCAGGTACGTGACCGAGAAGTACGGCGCCGACAAGGTCGCCATGATCGGCACGTACGGCAAGATCAAGGCGAAGAACGCCATCAAGGACTCCGCGCGCGTGCTGGGCTACCCGTACGCGATGGGCGACCGGCTCACCAAGGCGATGCCCGCCGACGTCCTCGGCAAGGGCATCGACCTGAACGGCATCACCGACCCCAAGCACCCGCGCTACGGCGAGGCCGGCGAGATCCGGGGGATGTACGAGAACGAGCCGGACGTGAAGAAGGTCATCGACACCGCGAAGGGCGTCGAGGGCCTGGTCCGGCAGATGGGTGTGCACGCGGCCGGCGTGATCATGTCCAGCGAGCCCATCGTCGACCACGCCCCGGTCTGGGTGCGGCACACCGACGGCGTGACCATCACCCAGTGGGACTACCCGCAGTGCGAGTCGCTCGGCCTGCTCAAGATGGACTTCCTGGGGCTTCGCAACCTCACGATCATGGACGACGCCATCAAGATGGTGAAGGCCAACAAGGGCATCGACCTGGAGATGCTCGCCCTGCCGCTGGACGACCCCAAGACCTTCGAACTGCTCTGCCGCGGCGACACCCTCGGCGTCTTCCAGTTCGACGGCGGCCCGATGCGCTCGCTGCTGCGCCAGATGCAGCCCGACAACTTCGAGGACATCTCCGCCGTCTCGGCCCTCTACCGGCCGGGCCCGATGGGCATGAACTCGCACATCAACTACGCGGAGCGCAAGAACAAGCGCCAGGAGATCACCCCGATCCACCCCGAGCTGGAGGAGCCGCTCGAGGAGGTCCTGGCGGTCACCTACGGCCTGATCGTGTACCAGGAGCAGGTGCAGAAGGCCGCCCAGATCATCGCCGGCTACTCGCTCGGCGAGGCCGACATCCTGCGCCGCGTGATGGGCAAGAAGAAGCCCGACGAACTGGCGAAGAACTTCACCATCTTCCAGGCCGGCGCCCAGAAGAACGGCTACAGCCCCGAGGCGATCAAGGCGCTGTGGGACGTGCTGGTCCCCTTCGCCGGCTACGCGTTCAACAAGGCGCACTCCGCCGCGTACGGACTGGTCTCCTACTGGACCGCCTACCTGAAGGCGAACTACCCGGCCGAGTACATGGCCGCGCTGCTCACCTCGGTCAAGGACGACAAGGACAAGTCGGCGATCTACCTCAACGAGTGCCGGCGCATGAAGATCAAGGTCCTGCCGCCGAACGTCAACGAGTCGGAGCAGAACTTCGCCGCCCAGGGCGACGACGTGATCCTCTTCGGACTGTCGGCCGTGCGCAACGTCGGTACGAACGTGGTCGAGTCGATCATCCGCAGCCGCAAGGCCAAGGGGAAGTACGCCTCCTTCCCGGACTACCTCGACAAGGTCGAGGCGGTGGCCTGCAACAAGCGCACCACGGAATCCCTCATCAAGGCCGGTGCCTTCGACACGATGGGGCACACCCGCAAGGGCCTCACCGCGCACTTCGAGCCGATGATCGACAACGTGGTCGCGGTGAAGAGGAAAGAGGCCGAGGGGCAGTTCGACCTCTTCGGCGGCATGGGCGAGGCCGACAACACCGAGCCGGGCTTCGGCCTGGACGTGGAGTTCACCACCGACGAGTGGGACAAGGCCTACCTGCTCGCACAGGAGCGGGAGATGCTCGGCCTGTACGTGTCCGACCACCCGCTCTTCGGTCTGGAGCACGTGCTGTCCGACAAGGCCGACGCGGGCATCGCCCAGCTCACCGGCGGCGAGCACGGGGACGGCGCGGTCGTCACCATCGGCGGCATCATCTCGGGCCTGCAGCGCAAGATGACCAAGCAGGGCAACGCCTGGGCCATCGCCACCGTCGAGGACCTGGCCGGCTCCATCGAGTGCATGTTCTTCCCGGCGACCTACCAGCTGGTGTCCACCCAACTGGTCGAGGACGCGGTGGTGTTCGTCAAGGGGCGCCTCGACAAGCGCGAGGACGTCCCCCGCCTCGTCGCGATGGAGCTGCAGGTCCCCGACCTGTCGAACGCGGGCACCAACGCGCCCGTGATCCTCACCATCCCCGCTCTGAAGATCACTCCGCCCATGGTCAGCAGGCTCGGTGAGATCCTCAGCCACCACCGGGGCGAGAGCGAGGTGCGGATCAGGCTCCAGGGCCCGAGCAAAACCACGGTCCTGCGGCTCGACCGGCACCGGGTGAAGCCCGACCCCGCCCTCTTCGGGGACCTGAAGGTACTGCTGGGCCCGGCCTGCCTGGCGACCGGCTGA
- a CDS encoding ABC transporter ATP-binding protein, which produces MCAVRDLTKTYPAVRGRRNAPGTPEVRATDGVRIDIRRGEIFGLLGPNGAGKTTLVRQLTGLMRPDRGSVEILGHDIVRHPERAARILAYLGQESTALDELTVSLAAETTGRLRGLPVRAARAERDAVLEELGLTALASRPLKKLSGGQRRLACFATVLVGERPFLVLDEPTTGMDPVARRAVWGAVDRRRAEHATTVLLVTHNVIEAETVLDRVAVLDRGRVIACDTPTGLKEQVAGEVRLELVWRERAPLDVPEVAALRDRAVESGRRWSLRLSPEEARAAVAAVTGGAAFAALDDFTLATPSLEDVYLALGGSAGSVRGLVKA; this is translated from the coding sequence GTGTGCGCCGTGCGGGATCTCACGAAGACGTATCCGGCCGTGCGCGGACGGCGCAACGCACCCGGTACGCCCGAGGTGCGGGCCACCGACGGGGTCCGGATCGACATCCGGCGGGGCGAGATCTTCGGGCTGCTCGGACCGAACGGCGCCGGCAAGACCACCCTCGTACGCCAGCTGACCGGGCTGATGCGCCCCGACCGCGGCAGTGTCGAGATCCTCGGGCACGACATCGTGCGCCATCCCGAGCGGGCGGCGCGCATCCTCGCGTACCTCGGGCAGGAGTCCACCGCCCTCGACGAGCTGACCGTGTCGCTCGCCGCCGAGACCACCGGGCGGCTGCGCGGCCTCCCCGTGCGCGCGGCCCGGGCCGAGCGGGACGCGGTCCTGGAGGAGCTGGGGCTCACCGCCCTCGCCTCGCGGCCCCTGAAGAAGCTCTCCGGCGGACAGCGGCGGCTCGCCTGCTTCGCCACCGTCCTCGTCGGCGAGCGGCCCTTCCTCGTCCTCGACGAGCCGACCACCGGCATGGACCCCGTCGCCCGCCGCGCCGTCTGGGGCGCCGTCGACCGGCGCCGGGCCGAGCACGCCACCACGGTCCTGCTGGTCACCCACAACGTCATCGAGGCCGAGACCGTGCTCGATCGGGTCGCCGTGCTGGACCGGGGCCGCGTCATCGCCTGCGACACCCCCACCGGGCTGAAGGAGCAGGTCGCCGGCGAGGTGCGCCTCGAACTGGTGTGGCGCGAGCGCGCCCCGCTCGACGTGCCCGAGGTCGCGGCCCTGCGCGACCGCGCCGTAGAGTCGGGCCGGCGCTGGTCGCTGCGGCTCTCCCCGGAGGAGGCCCGCGCGGCCGTCGCGGCGGTCACCGGCGGCGCCGCCTTCGCGGCCCTGGACGACTTCACGCTCGCCACGCCGAGCCTGGAGGACGTGTACCTGGCCCTGGGCGGCAGCGCCGGAAGCGTACGGGGGCTGGTCAAGGCATGA
- a CDS encoding AAA family ATPase, translated as MTAPLNPPPQPNHQPPHDAWQAPPAGYGSGPEEDGPGIRTELREAAVVTLAMTVAGLLLGVLWWWLAPHVPLVSDSSTVYLKDTEGEQAIGVDGTFTLLALAFGLAAAVLVFLWRRRGGIALIVALTAGGILGSLVAWRLGIWLGPTQDVVAHAKEAGKGVTFDAPLELGAKGAMLAWSVSALLVHLGLTALFAPRDPDPFQSPYQT; from the coding sequence GTGACCGCACCGCTGAATCCGCCTCCGCAGCCGAACCACCAGCCGCCGCACGACGCCTGGCAGGCGCCGCCCGCCGGGTACGGTTCCGGCCCTGAGGAGGACGGTCCCGGGATCAGGACAGAGCTGCGCGAGGCGGCGGTCGTCACGCTCGCCATGACGGTCGCCGGGCTGCTGCTCGGTGTCCTGTGGTGGTGGCTGGCACCGCACGTGCCGCTCGTCTCGGACAGCTCGACGGTCTACCTCAAGGACACCGAGGGGGAGCAGGCCATCGGCGTGGACGGCACGTTCACCCTGCTGGCGCTCGCCTTCGGCCTGGCCGCCGCGGTGCTCGTGTTCCTCTGGCGGCGCCGGGGCGGTATCGCGCTGATCGTCGCGCTCACCGCCGGCGGCATCCTCGGCTCCCTGGTGGCCTGGCGGCTCGGCATCTGGCTCGGGCCCACCCAGGACGTGGTCGCGCACGCCAAGGAGGCCGGCAAGGGCGTCACGTTCGACGCCCCGCTGGAGCTCGGCGCCAAGGGCGCCATGCTCGCCTGGTCCGTCTCGGCCCTGCTGGTCCATCTGGGCCTGACGGCCCTCTTCGCCCCCAGGGACCCGGACCCCTTCCAGTCCCCGTACCAGACCTGA
- a CDS encoding oxidoreductase, with the protein MTDGAGRRAGEVPGDLSAAEVGMWQAFRNGSVYDLRAGDTVVDDPHGGHPWGPERTVRARIVCWLLLDGPPALDGRVASLKLAGVQIADVLDLAGGAVEPYLEMRGCRFEKEVLLPEARFSTVRLVDCAIPRLEAARLHTEGDLHLPRCRFHHGVRLTDAHIGTDLLLNQSVVHRDRRGNSLSGDGLTVGQDLQAELLESYGELSLRGAKVGVSLSLRGSRLSNPYGRALNAPQLTVERTMYLTPAALSNPLLTSGRTPAHGTRVQRFECEGGIRLDDGRFGDAVDFEEARFTLHDDQEVSLRRVQVSELRFLGRRPQRGRIVLNGARVVTLIDRAASWPGAGQLQMAGFQYEYLVPRGPFPPARRLQWVAAATPEYSPEPYERLALVLRDSGEDEEARAVLLAKQRHRRENLPVAVKLWGYVQDWTVAYGYRPGRAALWMAVLWAAASVAFSHADHPPLKTGEHPPWNPSLFALDLLLPVIDLGQAGFWQLRGGWQWLSAVVILLGWILVTAVTAGATRLLRRG; encoded by the coding sequence GTGACCGATGGGGCCGGCCGCCGCGCCGGCGAGGTGCCCGGCGACCTGAGCGCCGCCGAGGTCGGCATGTGGCAGGCGTTCCGCAACGGCAGCGTGTACGACCTGCGGGCCGGGGACACCGTCGTCGACGATCCGCACGGCGGCCACCCGTGGGGTCCCGAGCGCACCGTACGGGCCCGGATCGTGTGCTGGCTGCTGCTGGACGGGCCGCCCGCGCTGGACGGCCGCGTGGCCTCCCTGAAGCTGGCCGGGGTGCAGATCGCCGACGTGCTCGATCTCGCGGGCGGCGCCGTCGAACCGTACCTGGAGATGAGGGGCTGCCGTTTCGAGAAGGAGGTCCTGCTGCCGGAAGCCCGGTTCAGCACGGTCCGCCTGGTGGACTGCGCGATACCCCGGCTGGAGGCGGCACGGCTGCACACGGAGGGCGATCTGCACCTGCCGCGCTGCCGCTTCCACCACGGCGTCCGCCTCACCGACGCGCACATCGGTACGGACCTGCTGCTCAACCAGTCGGTCGTCCACCGCGACCGGCGCGGCAACTCCCTCTCCGGCGACGGACTGACCGTGGGCCAGGACCTGCAGGCCGAGCTGCTGGAGTCGTACGGCGAACTGAGCCTGCGCGGCGCGAAGGTGGGGGTCTCGCTCAGTCTGCGCGGCAGCCGGCTGAGCAATCCCTACGGGCGCGCGCTGAACGCGCCGCAGCTGACCGTCGAGCGGACCATGTACCTGACCCCGGCCGCCCTCAGTAACCCCCTGCTGACCAGCGGCCGGACCCCCGCGCACGGTACCCGCGTGCAGCGGTTCGAGTGCGAGGGCGGGATCCGGCTCGACGACGGCCGGTTCGGGGACGCGGTGGACTTCGAGGAGGCCCGCTTCACCCTGCACGACGACCAGGAGGTCTCGCTGCGCCGCGTCCAGGTGTCCGAGCTGCGCTTCCTCGGCCGCCGGCCGCAGCGCGGGCGGATCGTGCTGAACGGCGCGCGGGTGGTCACCCTCATCGACCGGGCGGCCAGCTGGCCGGGCGCCGGCCAGCTGCAGATGGCCGGCTTCCAGTACGAGTACCTGGTGCCGCGCGGCCCGTTCCCACCGGCCAGGCGTCTGCAGTGGGTGGCCGCGGCCACCCCCGAGTACAGCCCCGAGCCGTACGAGCGGCTGGCCCTGGTGCTGCGCGACAGCGGCGAGGACGAGGAGGCGCGCGCGGTGCTGCTCGCCAAACAGCGCCACAGACGCGAGAACCTGCCGGTCGCGGTCAAGCTCTGGGGGTACGTGCAGGACTGGACGGTCGCCTACGGGTACCGGCCGGGCCGGGCCGCCCTGTGGATGGCCGTGCTGTGGGCGGCGGCCTCGGTCGCCTTCTCGCACGCGGACCATCCGCCGCTCAAGACGGGCGAACACCCGCCGTGGAACCCGTCCCTGTTCGCCCTGGACCTGCTGCTGCCGGTCATCGACCTCGGCCAGGCCGGCTTCTGGCAGCTGCGCGGCGGCTGGCAGTGGCTGTCCGCGGTGGTGATCCTGCTCGGCTGGATCCTCGTGACGGCCGTGACGGCGGGCGCGACCCGACTGCTGCGCAGGGGCTGA
- a CDS encoding ABC transporter permease, which yields MSVVPAEVLPGAARADGNRAVDSEDGVRAVAGLGPRARLWPALAAVYRAQLSRARVARIPLLFVATFQSVGIMVLMRGVVDGGGEARAVVAGSSVLVVAFVALNLLAQYFGQLRASGGLDHYATLPVPPAAVVLGAAAAYASFTVPGTLVTAVVGSVLFQLPLTHLWILVAVIPLAGAALAGLGAALGLLAPRPELATLLGQLGMSAALLLGVLPPDRLPTVVQWARDLLPSTYGVEALGLTFGPDPDWGVVLLDLAVCAGVGVASLAVATWAYRRAAVR from the coding sequence GTGAGTGTCGTACCCGCCGAGGTCCTGCCCGGCGCAGCCCGCGCGGACGGGAACCGGGCCGTGGACAGCGAGGACGGTGTCCGTGCCGTGGCCGGGCTCGGGCCGCGCGCGCGGCTGTGGCCGGCGCTGGCCGCCGTCTACCGGGCGCAGCTCTCCCGGGCCAGGGTGGCGCGCATCCCGCTGCTGTTCGTGGCGACCTTCCAGTCCGTCGGGATCATGGTCCTGATGCGCGGGGTCGTGGACGGCGGCGGCGAGGCGCGGGCCGTGGTCGCCGGTTCCTCGGTCCTCGTGGTGGCGTTCGTCGCGCTCAACCTGCTCGCCCAGTACTTCGGCCAGTTGCGCGCCAGCGGCGGCCTCGACCACTACGCGACGCTGCCCGTGCCGCCCGCCGCCGTCGTGCTGGGCGCGGCCGCCGCGTACGCCTCCTTCACCGTGCCCGGGACGCTGGTGACCGCCGTCGTGGGCAGCGTGCTCTTCCAGCTGCCGCTGACGCACCTGTGGATCCTCGTCGCCGTCATCCCGCTCGCGGGCGCCGCGCTCGCCGGACTCGGGGCGGCCCTCGGGCTGCTCGCCCCCCGCCCGGAACTTGCCACGCTGCTCGGCCAGCTGGGCATGTCGGCCGCGCTGCTGCTCGGTGTGCTGCCGCCGGACCGGCTGCCGACAGTCGTCCAGTGGGCCCGCGACCTGCTGCCCTCCACGTACGGCGTCGAGGCCCTCGGACTGACCTTCGGCCCGGACCCGGACTGGGGGGTCGTCCTGCTCGACCTCGCCGTGTGCGCGGGCGTCGGCGTCGCCTCGCTGGCCGTCGCGACCTGGGCCTACCGCCGGGCGGCCGTCCGGTGA
- the ybaK gene encoding Cys-tRNA(Pro) deacylase, translating to MAKKSKKQQQPGGTPATVALTAAGVAFTMHAYEHDPAHPSYGGEAAEAMGVSPDRVFKTLVADVDGDLTVAVVPVAGSLDLKALAAAVGGKRAAMADPAAAERTTGYVRGGISPLGQRRRLRTVLDASAEGHATICVSAGRRGLEVELAPGDLARLTDAVVAPVGRA from the coding sequence TTGGCGAAGAAGTCGAAGAAACAGCAGCAGCCGGGCGGGACACCGGCCACCGTGGCGCTCACCGCCGCGGGCGTCGCGTTCACGATGCACGCCTACGAGCACGATCCGGCGCACCCCTCGTACGGCGGGGAGGCGGCCGAGGCGATGGGGGTCTCCCCGGACCGGGTTTTCAAGACCCTGGTCGCGGACGTCGACGGGGACCTGACGGTCGCCGTCGTCCCCGTGGCGGGCTCCCTGGACCTGAAGGCGCTGGCGGCGGCGGTGGGCGGCAAGCGGGCCGCCATGGCCGACCCGGCCGCCGCGGAGCGCACCACCGGGTACGTCCGCGGGGGCATCTCGCCGCTCGGGCAGCGCAGGAGGCTGCGTACGGTGCTGGACGCGTCCGCGGAGGGGCACGCGACCATCTGTGTCTCCGCCGGGCGGCGGGGGCTGGAGGTCGAGCTGGCCCCGGGCGACCTCGCGCGGCTCACCGATGCGGTGGTGGCCCCCGTCGGGCGTGCGTGA
- a CDS encoding NYN domain-containing protein yields MPRVTVRLGALTRSDGRWAQKGVDAAMHAELTELARNRACSDVVLVTGDGDLLPGMMAAKEHGVAVHLWAVQAADGDYNQSEDLVAEADERRVLDRIWITKAVRAKELGGVCAPPPVPRPEIAAILSAPLPESAPSSTGEQAVTQDEQHEQHEQAEPGRNGTEARVPAAAKGVPTPKDLAALRAPGAPGAAGGQPAAQHPANATLRWSSDRGWIDRDRPASAAETAEAALLPTLAQLTSAEQRWADREEDITTVGGDPFEVGQVFARRWMDRLSDQTQLPKLSTMYPRVPHRIDGELLRYAARFGLLAHKDDQIDEHDRYAIRAGFWREVDARNATERVPAGE; encoded by the coding sequence ATGCCCCGGGTCACGGTCCGCCTCGGCGCGCTGACCCGCAGCGACGGCCGGTGGGCGCAGAAGGGCGTGGACGCCGCGATGCACGCCGAACTCACCGAGCTGGCGCGCAACCGCGCCTGCTCCGACGTCGTGCTCGTCACCGGGGACGGGGATCTGCTGCCCGGCATGATGGCGGCCAAGGAGCACGGGGTCGCCGTGCACCTGTGGGCCGTGCAGGCCGCGGACGGGGACTACAACCAGTCCGAGGACCTGGTCGCCGAGGCCGACGAGCGGCGGGTGCTCGACCGGATCTGGATCACCAAGGCCGTCCGGGCCAAGGAGCTCGGCGGGGTCTGCGCCCCGCCGCCCGTGCCGCGGCCCGAGATCGCCGCGATCCTCTCCGCGCCGCTGCCGGAGTCCGCGCCGAGCTCCACCGGCGAGCAGGCCGTGACGCAGGACGAACAGCACGAGCAGCACGAGCAGGCCGAGCCGGGCCGGAACGGCACGGAGGCGCGGGTGCCGGCCGCCGCCAAGGGCGTTCCGACGCCGAAGGACCTGGCCGCGCTGCGGGCGCCCGGCGCGCCCGGTGCGGCCGGCGGGCAGCCGGCGGCCCAGCATCCCGCGAACGCGACGCTGCGCTGGTCGTCCGACAGGGGGTGGATCGACCGGGACCGGCCCGCGAGCGCCGCCGAGACCGCGGAGGCGGCGCTGCTGCCGACGCTCGCGCAGCTCACGTCGGCGGAGCAGCGGTGGGCCGACCGGGAGGAGGACATCACCACGGTGGGGGGTGATCCGTTCGAGGTCGGGCAGGTGTTCGCGCGGCGGTGGATGGATCGGTTGTCCGACCAGACGCAGCTGCCCAAGCTGTCCACGATGTATCCGCGGGTGCCGCACCGGATCGACGGGGAGCTGCTGCGGTACGCGGCGCGGTTCGGGCTGCTCGCGCACAAGGACGATCAGATCGATGAGCACGACCGGTACGCGATCCGGGCGGGGTTCTGGCGAGAGGTCGATGCGCGGAACGCGACCGAACGGGTCCCTGCCGGGGAGTGA
- a CDS encoding LON peptidase substrate-binding domain-containing protein — protein sequence MTTVRLPLFPLNSVLFPGLVLPLNIFEERYRAMMRDLLKTPEDEPRRFAVVAIRDGHEVAATSPGMPDRTAVPRRGPAAGFGDDPLKAFHPVGCVADAATVRERADGSFEVLATGTIRVRLLSVDASGPYLTAELEELPEDPGEEAGALAEGVLRAFRQYQKRLAGARERSLSTGADLPDEPAVVSYLVAAAAMLDVPAKQRLLQAPDTASRLREELTLLRAETAIIRNLPSLPASELTRGPTSPN from the coding sequence GTGACCACCGTCCGGCTCCCCCTCTTCCCGCTGAACTCGGTGCTGTTCCCCGGGCTCGTGCTGCCGCTGAACATCTTCGAGGAGCGCTATCGCGCGATGATGCGCGATCTGCTGAAGACCCCCGAGGACGAACCGCGCCGGTTCGCCGTCGTCGCCATCCGCGACGGCCACGAGGTGGCCGCCACCTCGCCCGGTATGCCGGACCGGACGGCCGTGCCGCGGCGCGGGCCCGCGGCGGGCTTCGGCGACGACCCGCTGAAGGCCTTCCACCCGGTGGGGTGCGTCGCCGACGCCGCGACCGTACGGGAGCGCGCCGACGGCAGCTTCGAGGTGCTGGCCACCGGGACGATCCGGGTGCGGCTGCTCTCCGTGGACGCCTCCGGGCCCTATCTGACGGCCGAACTCGAAGAGCTGCCCGAGGACCCCGGTGAAGAGGCCGGGGCGCTGGCCGAGGGGGTGCTGCGGGCCTTCCGGCAGTACCAGAAGCGGCTGGCGGGGGCGCGGGAGCGGTCCCTGTCGACCGGGGCCGACCTGCCGGACGAGCCGGCCGTCGTCTCGTACCTGGTCGCGGCCGCGGCGATGCTCGACGTCCCGGCGAAGCAGCGGCTGCTGCAGGCGCCGGACACGGCGTCGCGGCTGCGCGAGGAGCTGACCCTGCTGCGGGCGGAGACCGCGATCATCCGCAATCTGCCGTCGCTGCCCGCCTCGGAACTGACCCGCGGACCGACGAGCCCCAACTGA